A window from Megalobrama amblycephala isolate DHTTF-2021 linkage group LG21, ASM1881202v1, whole genome shotgun sequence encodes these proteins:
- the LOC125256530 gene encoding ubiquitin carboxyl-terminal hydrolase 37-like isoform X2 translates to MIRSQEMVSDIFGDKMERKTKKEQKKKKKRDKIMSSPDVVVSAAAPVDGAKSSSSSFSWKPKFPSLRRAFRRMLSLILPCVSSSEVDESIETQSTSLDTHTDASSSSAVSGSSDPELDLQPAIHEEEAIRDVAEEQSSASCPEETSTSTSTDSRTSDLLDASLEMEVIGESSTSNSADGSSSSAESKPSDLETSAVGASSSEESETDLLAELQAAAVLEDAAGDQAQVSNVDLDCVLGVLASMTAQSNGLSQTEILQLIQGSSQREQIEQQSSRSDTEDDVEPADVVSTALPAKIKHLGFPNLGNTCYMNSVLQCLLTTSPFRDDVLSQREQWNEGSTMLRALTDLHKTRLTGNDKKLKAKLLSKVKACIETRHPDFWGDHQQDAHEFLMVCLSHLKEEGELLQSYWPKYTCPVANMEFQLNRLRTCDSCGFQKTFREDCNYLSLVISPRGCLIDSLQQYFKTSSLDCSCSECAGTTASEALELITFPRILVLLVMRFDIRSSMCKVKDRLEVPGEFSLSCSTGGSITVQISWCGFTSGQQFVLWALHQSHT, encoded by the exons ATGATCAGGAGTCAG GAAATGGTTAGCGACATTTTTGGTGACAAAATGGAGCGAAAAACCAAGAAGgagcagaagaaaaagaagaagcgGGACAAGATTATGTCATCTCCAGATGTGGTGGTTTCGGCCGCTGCACCTGTTGACGGTGCCAaatcttcctcctcttcctttTCCTGGAAACCCAAATTTCCATCTCTGCGCCGGGCTTTCCGCAGAATGCTATCTCTGATTCTGCCGTGTGTGTCCTCCTCTGAGGTGGACGAGTCCATTGAGACTCAGTCAACCAGCCTcgacacacacactgatgcttCTTCCTCATCTGCGGTCAGTGGATCCTCTGATCCAGAGCTTGATCTGCAGCCTGCGATCCATGAGGAAGAAGCAATCAGAG ATGTAGCTGAAGAGCAGAGCTCCGCTTCCTGCCCTGAGGAGACTTCCACTTCCACATCCACAGACAGCAGAACTTCAGATCTGCTGGATGCATCCTTGGAAATGGAAGTTATCGGAG AGTCGAGCACCTCCAACAGCGCTGATGGTTCTTCCTCATCTGCTGAAAGCAAACCATCAGATCTGGAGACCAGCGCTGTGGGTGCTTCCTCCTCCGAAGAGAGCGAGACTGATCTGCTGGCTGAACTTCAGGCCGCAGCGGTTCTTGAAG ATGCAGCCGGAGATCAAGCTCAAGTCTCTAATGTGGATCTTGACTG CGTTCTCGGTGTGCTGGCCAGTATGACGGCGCAGTCCAACGGTCTGTCCCAGACTGAAATACTGCAGCTCATCCAGGGCAGTTCACAGCGGGAGCAGATCGAGCAGCAGAGCAGCCGGAGCGACACGGAGGATGATGTAGAGCCTGCTGATGTTGTGTCCACAGCATTGCCAGCTAAAATCAAGCACTTGGG TTTTCCCAATTTAGGAAACACTTGCTACATGAACTCCGTGCTGCAGTGCCTCCTCACCACTTCCCCGTTCCGGGACGATGTACTTTCCCAGCGGGAGCAGTGGAATGAGGGAAGCACAATGCTCAG GGCACTTACTGACCTGCATAAGACCAGACTGACAGGCAATGACAAGAAGCTGAAGGCGAAGCTCTTGTCTAAAGTAAAGGCCTGCATTGAAACTCGCCATCCAGATTTCTGGGGAGACCATCAGCAG GACGCCCATGAGTTCCTGATGGTTTGTCTGTCCCATCTGAAGGAGGAGGGCGAGCTTCTCCAGAGCTACTGGCCTAAATACACCTGCCCAGTAGCCAATATGGAGTTCCAGCTCAACCGCCTGCGCACCTGCGACAG CTGTGGCTTCCAGAAGACCTTCAGAGAGGATTGCAACTACCTCTCGCTGGTCATCAGCCCTCGAGGATGCCTCATAGACAGCCTGCAGCAGTACTTCAAA aCATCTTCACTTGACTGCTCATGCAGCGAGTGTGCCGGCACAACAGCCTCGGAGGCGCTGGAATTAATCACATTTCCTCg GATTCTGGTACTTCTAGTAATGCGGTTTGACATTAGATCCTCAATGTGCAAAGTCAAGGATCGACTGGAAGTACCAGGAGAGTTTTCACTGTCCTGCAGTACAG GTGGAAGCATCACCGTACAAATTAGCTGGTGTGGTTTCACATCTGGGCAGCAGTTTGTATTGTG GGCATTACATCAGTCACATACGTGA
- the LOC125256530 gene encoding ubiquitin carboxyl-terminal hydrolase 37-like isoform X1 has translation MIRSQEMVSDIFGDKMERKTKKEQKKKKKRDKIMSSPDVVVSAAAPVDGAKSSSSSFSWKPKFPSLRRAFRRMLSLILPCVSSSEVDESIETQSTSLDTHTDASSSSAVSGSSDPELDLQPAIHEEEAIRDVAEEQSSASCPEETSTSTSTDSRTSDLLDASLEMEVIGESSTSNSADGSSSSAESKPSDLETSAVGASSSEESETDLLAELQAAAVLEDAAGDQAQVSNVDLDCVLGVLASMTAQSNGLSQTEILQLIQGSSQREQIEQQSSRSDTEDDVEPADVVSTALPAKIKHLGFPNLGNTCYMNSVLQCLLTTSPFRDDVLSQREQWNEGSTMLRALTDLHKTRLTGNDKKLKAKLLSKVKACIETRHPDFWGDHQQDAHEFLMVCLSHLKEEGELLQSYWPKYTCPVANMEFQLNRLRTCDSCGFQKTFREDCNYLSLVISPRGCLIDSLQQYFKTSSLDCSCSECAGTTASEALELITFPRILVLLVMRFDIRSSMCKVKDRLEVPGEFSLSCSTESREMTVTKKSPNHQQKRRKKNSIEPAGPQERY, from the exons ATGATCAGGAGTCAG GAAATGGTTAGCGACATTTTTGGTGACAAAATGGAGCGAAAAACCAAGAAGgagcagaagaaaaagaagaagcgGGACAAGATTATGTCATCTCCAGATGTGGTGGTTTCGGCCGCTGCACCTGTTGACGGTGCCAaatcttcctcctcttcctttTCCTGGAAACCCAAATTTCCATCTCTGCGCCGGGCTTTCCGCAGAATGCTATCTCTGATTCTGCCGTGTGTGTCCTCCTCTGAGGTGGACGAGTCCATTGAGACTCAGTCAACCAGCCTcgacacacacactgatgcttCTTCCTCATCTGCGGTCAGTGGATCCTCTGATCCAGAGCTTGATCTGCAGCCTGCGATCCATGAGGAAGAAGCAATCAGAG ATGTAGCTGAAGAGCAGAGCTCCGCTTCCTGCCCTGAGGAGACTTCCACTTCCACATCCACAGACAGCAGAACTTCAGATCTGCTGGATGCATCCTTGGAAATGGAAGTTATCGGAG AGTCGAGCACCTCCAACAGCGCTGATGGTTCTTCCTCATCTGCTGAAAGCAAACCATCAGATCTGGAGACCAGCGCTGTGGGTGCTTCCTCCTCCGAAGAGAGCGAGACTGATCTGCTGGCTGAACTTCAGGCCGCAGCGGTTCTTGAAG ATGCAGCCGGAGATCAAGCTCAAGTCTCTAATGTGGATCTTGACTG CGTTCTCGGTGTGCTGGCCAGTATGACGGCGCAGTCCAACGGTCTGTCCCAGACTGAAATACTGCAGCTCATCCAGGGCAGTTCACAGCGGGAGCAGATCGAGCAGCAGAGCAGCCGGAGCGACACGGAGGATGATGTAGAGCCTGCTGATGTTGTGTCCACAGCATTGCCAGCTAAAATCAAGCACTTGGG TTTTCCCAATTTAGGAAACACTTGCTACATGAACTCCGTGCTGCAGTGCCTCCTCACCACTTCCCCGTTCCGGGACGATGTACTTTCCCAGCGGGAGCAGTGGAATGAGGGAAGCACAATGCTCAG GGCACTTACTGACCTGCATAAGACCAGACTGACAGGCAATGACAAGAAGCTGAAGGCGAAGCTCTTGTCTAAAGTAAAGGCCTGCATTGAAACTCGCCATCCAGATTTCTGGGGAGACCATCAGCAG GACGCCCATGAGTTCCTGATGGTTTGTCTGTCCCATCTGAAGGAGGAGGGCGAGCTTCTCCAGAGCTACTGGCCTAAATACACCTGCCCAGTAGCCAATATGGAGTTCCAGCTCAACCGCCTGCGCACCTGCGACAG CTGTGGCTTCCAGAAGACCTTCAGAGAGGATTGCAACTACCTCTCGCTGGTCATCAGCCCTCGAGGATGCCTCATAGACAGCCTGCAGCAGTACTTCAAA aCATCTTCACTTGACTGCTCATGCAGCGAGTGTGCCGGCACAACAGCCTCGGAGGCGCTGGAATTAATCACATTTCCTCg GATTCTGGTACTTCTAGTAATGCGGTTTGACATTAGATCCTCAATGTGCAAAGTCAAGGATCGACTGGAAGTACCAGGAGAGTTTTCACTGTCCTGCAGTACAG AGAGCAGGGAGATGACAGTGACAAAAAAGAGCCCAAATCATCAGCAAAAGAGAAGGAAGAAGAATAGCATTGAGCCTGCAGGACCACAGGAAAGATATTGA